In one Bacillota bacterium genomic region, the following are encoded:
- the pdxS gene encoding pyridoxal 5'-phosphate synthase lyase subunit PdxS, with product MAENNLYDTNAYPERYSLNKNLAEMLKGGVIMDVTTPEQAKIAEEAGAVAVMALERVPADIRKQGGVARMSDPKIIKAIKSAVSIPVMAKCRIGHFVEAQILEALGVDYIDESEVLTPADESFHIDKKKFKVPFVCGARNLGEALRRIGEGASMIRTKGEAGTGNVVEAVRHIRTVMAEIRRLQNMPREELMAAAKEMGAPYNLVLYVAENGKLPVVNFAAGGVATPADAALLMQLGCDGVFVGSGIFKSENPVKRARAIVKAVTYYNDPEILAEVSEDLGEAMQSFEIDKLEERYAERGW from the coding sequence ATGGCTGAAAACAACCTTTATGACACCAACGCTTATCCCGAGCGGTACAGCCTGAACAAAAACCTGGCGGAGATGCTAAAGGGTGGGGTCATCATGGATGTCACCACCCCCGAACAGGCCAAAATTGCGGAAGAAGCCGGTGCAGTAGCTGTAATGGCTCTGGAAAGGGTCCCGGCGGACATCAGGAAACAGGGCGGCGTTGCCAGGATGTCCGATCCAAAGATAATTAAGGCCATAAAGTCGGCTGTCTCAATTCCCGTCATGGCCAAGTGCAGGATCGGTCACTTCGTGGAGGCGCAAATACTTGAGGCACTGGGTGTGGATTACATAGACGAGAGCGAGGTGCTGACCCCGGCCGACGAGTCCTTCCACATCGACAAGAAAAAGTTCAAAGTACCCTTCGTGTGCGGTGCCAGGAACCTAGGCGAGGCCCTGAGGCGCATAGGTGAGGGTGCTTCCATGATAAGGACCAAGGGGGAAGCCGGGACCGGCAACGTGGTTGAAGCCGTAAGGCACATCCGCACCGTTATGGCGGAGATCCGTCGGCTTCAGAATATGCCGAGAGAAGAGTTGATGGCCGCCGCCAAGGAAATGGGGGCTCCCTATAACCTGGTGCTTTATGTGGCAGAAAACGGCAAGCTTCCAGTGGTGAATTTCGCCGCCGGGGGTGTGGCTACACCCGCCGACGCGGCGCTGTTAATGCAGCTAGGATGCGACGGGGTATTTGTGGGTTCGGGCATCTTTAAATCGGAAAACCCTGTAAAGCGCGCCCGGGCCATTGTAAAGGCTGTAACCTATTACAACGACCCTGAGATCCTGGCGGAAGTTTCCGAAGACCTGGGCGAAGCCATGCAGAGCTTTGAGATAGACAAACTGGAAGAGCGCTACGCTGAGCGCGGGTGGTAG
- a CDS encoding PLP-dependent aminotransferase family protein produces MDKYVSIQLDRSLGKPLYIQLYEGIVRLIDQGELLPKEKLPPIRRLAAFLKVNSVTVVNAYRLLEKEGYAVSKVGSGTYVSPAIISTGGPAHKSQHQGRGADTADIDRGSEVNPKNASFSTDSPEGPDGFSTSERRHPGSRVRFDFGGAAISPEFFPVEDFKVVLNEVLDRDGGYAFDYQESMGYTPLRQSIRDFIFKEYGMEMPVDGIQVVSGAQQGIDIIAKAFLNFQDTVFVEAPTYTGAIDAFKSRGARIVEISMERDGIDLDEFVSKLKNRPPKLFYTMPNFHNPTGRSCSGQKKKELLSLSTEYDFLIVEDDHINDFYFGEKPQPLKALDCSSRVLYIKSFSKLFMPGLRLAFIASPEGLAGKIADAKYSSDISSSGLMQRALDLFFRKSLWTGYVNRIRKVFYKKWQIMNQVLENYMPDCIEYTGPAGGLFFWLNLPRGYYSMNLYSEALRRSILIMPGDLFYADRRPSPSFRLSIAEISTEDIEGGIKLLSEVISDFLKEYSLSPIRGTGYRPLL; encoded by the coding sequence ATGGATAAATATGTATCGATACAATTGGACAGAAGCCTGGGTAAGCCCTTATATATCCAGCTGTATGAAGGTATAGTCAGATTAATTGACCAGGGGGAACTGCTGCCCAAAGAAAAATTGCCTCCCATCCGCAGGCTGGCGGCGTTTTTAAAAGTGAATTCCGTAACGGTGGTCAATGCTTACAGGCTCCTTGAAAAAGAGGGCTATGCGGTATCAAAGGTGGGCAGCGGCACTTATGTGAGCCCTGCCATCATCTCCACGGGCGGCCCGGCTCACAAATCGCAGCATCAAGGCCGCGGTGCCGACACTGCTGACATTGACCGGGGTTCAGAGGTAAATCCCAAAAACGCATCTTTTTCCACGGACAGCCCCGAGGGGCCCGACGGTTTTTCCACTAGCGAAAGACGTCACCCCGGTTCGCGGGTGCGGTTCGACTTTGGAGGAGCCGCCATTTCTCCGGAGTTCTTCCCGGTGGAGGATTTCAAAGTGGTCTTAAATGAAGTTCTGGACCGGGACGGCGGCTACGCCTTCGACTACCAGGAGAGCATGGGCTACACTCCTCTCCGGCAATCCATCAGAGACTTCATATTTAAAGAATACGGCATGGAAATGCCCGTCGATGGTATCCAGGTGGTTTCCGGCGCCCAGCAGGGCATTGACATTATCGCCAAAGCCTTTTTAAATTTTCAGGATACGGTTTTCGTGGAAGCCCCCACTTACACAGGGGCCATCGACGCCTTTAAGTCCCGGGGTGCCAGAATAGTTGAAATATCCATGGAGCGAGACGGGATCGACCTGGACGAGTTTGTGTCAAAGCTCAAAAACCGGCCTCCAAAGCTTTTCTATACCATGCCGAATTTCCACAATCCCACCGGCCGGTCCTGTTCCGGGCAAAAAAAGAAAGAGCTTCTCTCCCTCTCAACCGAATACGATTTTTTGATTGTGGAAGACGACCACATAAACGACTTTTACTTTGGGGAAAAGCCCCAACCGCTTAAGGCTCTGGACTGCAGCAGCCGGGTGCTTTATATAAAGAGCTTCTCGAAGCTGTTTATGCCTGGGCTTCGCCTGGCGTTTATAGCATCGCCGGAGGGTCTCGCCGGGAAGATTGCCGACGCCAAATATTCCTCGGACATATCTTCTTCCGGCCTTATGCAGCGGGCGCTGGACCTGTTTTTCCGCAAGTCTCTCTGGACCGGCTACGTAAATCGGATAAGAAAAGTGTTTTATAAAAAATGGCAAATCATGAATCAGGTACTGGAAAATTATATGCCTGACTGTATAGAATACACCGGTCCCGCCGGCGGCCTCTTCTTCTGGCTGAATCTTCCCAGGGGATATTATTCTATGAACCTGTACAGTGAGGCTTTAAGGCGAAGCATTCTCATAATGCCGGGGGATTTATTCTACGCCGACCGGCGCCCCTCGCCGAGTTTCAGGCTTAGCATTGCCGAAATATCAACGGAAGACATCGAAGGCGGAATAAAACTGCTGTCGGAGGTAATCTCAGACTTTTTGAAGGAATACAGCTTAAGCCCCATCCGCGGCACCGGTTACCGTCCGCTGCTATGA
- the pdxT gene encoding pyridoxal 5'-phosphate synthase glutaminase subunit PdxT, with product MKIGVLALQGAVREHMNMIVKVGNKPVAVKSWADLEGVDALILPGGESTAIGKLMADFGLKDEIVRRAKEGMPVWGTCAGMILLAKHIVNQANTHLDLMDIWVRRNAYGSQLDSFITHRAVPEVSENPVPLVFIRAPYVEKVGPEVKVLLEIDGKVVAARQGNLLATAFHPELTEDLSFHRYFMSMATENFNAVPG from the coding sequence ATGAAAATAGGAGTCCTGGCCCTTCAGGGGGCCGTGCGGGAACACATGAATATGATTGTTAAGGTCGGGAATAAGCCGGTGGCCGTAAAGAGCTGGGCCGACCTTGAGGGCGTGGACGCCCTCATCCTCCCGGGTGGTGAGAGCACCGCCATAGGAAAACTTATGGCAGATTTCGGCCTGAAGGATGAAATAGTCCGCCGGGCGAAAGAAGGCATGCCGGTATGGGGTACCTGTGCCGGCATGATTCTGCTTGCAAAACATATCGTGAACCAGGCCAACACCCATCTTGACCTGATGGACATATGGGTAAGGCGAAACGCCTACGGCAGCCAGCTGGACAGTTTTATAACCCATCGGGCGGTCCCGGAGGTTTCGGAAAATCCCGTACCCCTGGTCTTTATAAGGGCCCCCTATGTGGAGAAAGTGGGCCCTGAAGTTAAAGTGCTCCTTGAAATCGACGGAAAGGTGGTGGCGGCCAGGCAGGGCAATCTCCTGGCCACCGCCTTCCACCCTGAACTGACGGAGGATTTGAGTTTTCATCGTTATTTTATGAGCATGGCAACCGAAAATTTTAATGCGGTGCCCGGATAA
- a CDS encoding diguanylate cyclase has product MDYTIWNQILLELALSVSGEQELDKLVKKAASAFLRKLNCTHVSVLQYKNNRLEAIYVVPRIILKNPVYHELIGEFKRKLLQEEDKNVIVIKKDLNYYGFPLRNFGLLLLGRNVPIQEMFLKELLPITNMLAQNCFANLDAAMKRQAIEAELKKERHLLRVIIDTIPDLIFYKDQNGVYKAANEAMGKFLSLLPEEINGHTDWDIHNGVEASKYKELDHKVMESGSVHRYEEWIKRYDGSLVPFETIKVPIYDAEGRCTGTVAVSRDISERVEADKKIQIEKKWLEVLFKNSTDAIVRINHNYCIEEINYSFYKLFGYKLEEIKGKDLDYVVYMGKENTANRYYTKALLSGKEIVVEGTHYTKEGLPVEVIIRGLPIIIDDELLGAYVIYNDITERKRYEEQLKYLSLRDQLTGLYNRRFMEEEIKRLDTPRQLPISVIMGDLNGLKLANDVFGHQEGDRLLIKAVELIKNSCRREDLIARWGGDEFVILLPKTDIKTAEEITRRIKEKCDSQKDGPVQVSIALGYAAKSRAEENIWQVLKEAEDWMYRNKLLQSKSYRNAVISSLKATLFEKSMETEEHTERLKEMCRNIGESMGLTPQQLNELELLVILHDIGKVAIKESILMKLGPLTKEEWVQIRKHPEIGYRIAQAAPELAPIAEYILSHHERWDGKGYPRGLRGKEIPLLSRILAVADAFDAMTNDRTYRKAMSREEAIAEIKRNAGTQFDPKVVSAFIESYCYSDKNFHEGQN; this is encoded by the coding sequence ATGGATTATACAATATGGAATCAAATTCTGCTCGAATTAGCTCTTTCTGTCAGTGGTGAGCAGGAACTCGACAAGTTGGTGAAAAAGGCCGCATCTGCATTTTTGAGAAAACTGAACTGCACTCATGTCAGTGTCTTACAATACAAAAATAATCGTTTGGAAGCTATCTATGTCGTGCCACGGATAATCCTTAAAAATCCTGTTTATCATGAGCTTATTGGAGAATTTAAAAGAAAATTGTTACAAGAAGAGGACAAAAATGTCATAGTAATAAAAAAGGATTTAAATTACTATGGGTTCCCACTGAGAAACTTCGGACTGCTCTTATTAGGGAGGAACGTTCCTATTCAAGAAATGTTTTTAAAAGAGCTTCTACCTATTACCAATATGCTGGCACAAAACTGTTTTGCTAATCTTGATGCGGCTATGAAACGTCAAGCTATAGAGGCCGAATTGAAAAAGGAGCGTCATTTACTGAGAGTAATTATAGATACCATTCCGGATTTGATTTTTTACAAAGACCAAAATGGGGTTTATAAAGCAGCAAATGAAGCCATGGGAAAGTTTCTATCTCTTTTACCAGAAGAAATAAACGGGCATACTGATTGGGATATTCATAATGGAGTGGAAGCAAGTAAATACAAGGAACTTGATCATAAGGTTATGGAATCAGGTAGCGTTCATCGCTATGAAGAGTGGATTAAACGTTATGATGGTAGTCTGGTTCCTTTTGAAACAATTAAGGTTCCTATTTATGATGCGGAGGGCAGATGCACAGGTACAGTTGCTGTTTCAAGAGATATCTCAGAACGCGTGGAAGCCGATAAAAAAATTCAAATTGAAAAGAAATGGCTGGAAGTTTTGTTTAAAAACTCAACAGATGCCATAGTTCGCATTAACCATAATTATTGTATTGAGGAAATCAATTATAGTTTTTATAAGCTGTTTGGGTATAAATTAGAAGAAATAAAAGGAAAAGATCTTGACTACGTCGTTTATATGGGAAAAGAAAACACTGCAAACAGATATTATACAAAAGCTTTATTATCGGGAAAGGAAATTGTAGTAGAAGGCACACACTATACTAAAGAAGGATTACCTGTTGAAGTTATAATAAGAGGTCTCCCCATTATTATTGATGATGAATTACTTGGTGCTTATGTGATTTATAACGATATCACAGAGCGCAAACGTTATGAGGAACAGTTGAAATACTTGAGTTTGCGCGATCAGCTTACCGGCCTTTACAATCGCAGGTTTATGGAAGAAGAAATAAAGAGGCTGGATACGCCGCGTCAACTGCCTATATCCGTAATCATGGGCGACCTCAATGGCCTGAAGTTGGCTAATGACGTATTCGGGCACCAGGAGGGCGACAGGTTGCTGATAAAGGCTGTGGAACTCATCAAAAATTCCTGCCGCCGGGAAGACCTTATTGCCCGGTGGGGCGGGGATGAATTCGTTATCCTTTTGCCTAAGACCGATATAAAAACGGCTGAGGAAATTACCCGGCGGATCAAAGAAAAATGCGATTCACAGAAGGACGGTCCCGTACAGGTGAGCATTGCCCTTGGCTATGCCGCAAAAAGTAGAGCCGAGGAAAATATCTGGCAGGTATTGAAAGAAGCCGAGGACTGGATGTACCGAAATAAGCTTTTGCAGAGCAAAAGCTATAGAAATGCCGTTATATCCTCCTTGAAGGCTACTCTTTTTGAGAAGAGCATGGAAACGGAAGAACACACAGAACGTTTGAAAGAAATGTGCAGAAATATCGGTGAGAGTATGGGCCTAACCCCCCAACAACTGAACGAGCTCGAACTTTTGGTGATACTCCACGACATCGGTAAGGTGGCGATTAAGGAAAGCATATTGATGAAGCTGGGGCCTTTAACCAAGGAAGAATGGGTACAAATAAGAAAACACCCTGAGATAGGGTATAGGATTGCTCAGGCAGCGCCGGAACTGGCCCCTATTGCCGAATACATCCTCTCCCATCATGAGCGATGGGACGGCAAAGGTTATCCCCGGGGGTTGAGGGGGAAAGAAATTCCATTGTTATCACGAATTTTGGCGGTTGCTGATGCCTTTGATGCCATGACAAATGACAGGACATATCGGAAGGCAATGAGTAGGGAGGAAGCAATAGCTGAAATAAAAAGGAATGCGGGGACGCAGTTTGACCCTAAGGTAGTAAGTGCTTTTATTGAAAGCTATTGCTACAGTGATAAAAATTTTCATGAAGGTCAGAATTAG